A stretch of DNA from Juglans microcarpa x Juglans regia isolate MS1-56 chromosome 5D, Jm3101_v1.0, whole genome shotgun sequence:
atgtatatatgtatgtatatattaatctCACACGTAATAATTAGCGTTATAGAACTCTCGTTTAATTTTTCTAACGATTCTtaatcttgtatatatattatattagaatccAATGCTAGGCATGCAGGTTGATGAAGTGCTGCTTCAGAATACCCATTTTTGACCGACTCCCCAAGAAGCAGCCCATGAGTACTTTTGACATATTCTTGTGATGAACTGGAACACTTCTTCAGAAGAGGAAAGTCAGCTCGGATCTCCTTTTAACTTTTCCACGGAGGAGATATTCATGCTGAGATTGCTATAAATATATGACGAACCTAAAGCCATAGATATCATCGATCGATCGACTTGCCTAGCTAGCTCTGTGCTTAACTTCCttccaaaaagataaaaatgtcTTCCTCACAGTTCACCTCCTCTATCTACCTGCTCACTGTTGCTCTTCTCCTCCAAACCATATTCGGAGCCAGCCCTCTCTACCATGTCTGTTCCAGCTCTCAGAATTTCACAAGCAATGGCCCTTATGAATCAAACCTCAAAAAGCTCTTGAGTTATCTGCACTACAAAACCCCTCCCCCGGGTTTTGGCCTTGGTTCAGTTGGAAAGTTTGATCAATACCAAATTCACGGTCTTGCTCTCTGTCGCGGTGATGTTAATTCCACGGAATGCAAAACTTGTGTGAACGAGGCCAGCAACGAAATCCACAAACGCTGCCCGTATAATGAAGGTGCAGTTATCTGGTACGATAATTGTCTTTTGAAGTACTCGAACAAAGATTTCTTCGGCCAAATCGATAATGAAAGCAGGTTTTACTTGTTGAATGTGAGAAATGTTAGTGAGCCTGAAGTATTCAACCAGAAAGCCAGGGATTTGTTGAGCCAACTAGCCAAGGAGGCGTCTGTGGTTCCCAAAATGTATGCAGTTGGAGAGGTAGAGCTCGGAGAATGGACGAAACTCTACGGATATGCGCAGTGCACAAGAGACCTTTCGAGCATGAATTGTTTCAAGTGTCTTGAGGATGCGATTGGTGAACTTCCTAGTTGCTGCGATGGCAAAGAAGGAGGGAGGGTCGTTGGTGGAAGCTGTAATATTAGATATGAGATTTACCCATTCTTTAGTGCTTagattaatattctttttaattaaccaattatatatatatattttatatatatatatatgttataaataaggttaattaaattattttaagattaaatttatgATTCTCAATATATAGTGACCCATGATCACCTCCTTTGTATAGGGTTGCATGTATATGTTTCCGCTATCATGATCTCGATCcccacacacatacacatatacagagattattgaataaaattccCTTTCGATCTTGCAAGTTCGTTAATTAGTTTAACAACATATAATTTGtagccatatatataattatatatcctcGCTAGCTGCTAGCTGCTCCAGACTCATTTATGTTATAGTCAtgaagagattacataaaaaatgatcctataaattaaattgatttcaCGTAATTcgttaaatttatcttttaattttacaataaaaataatatgatgaaCCACGTTaattaaatcacatcaatttatagaattatattTTTGAGTGATCCTTTTGTGATTAGagaattttcctttatttaattACTTGGAAATGTATTCCATTTTAGGAGGCCGGccagatgatatatatatatatatatatatatatgtgtgtggtGGATGGACCTACGGATGAGTGCTTTTAAACCTCAGTACTGGACTTGAAAGCTGCATTTTAATGGCCTTCAATATCTGATCTCTCTTTTAGGTCAATTGTCATTTTGTCTTCACATGTAAGCTGCTTCAGTTGCACGCAGGGGAAAAAATATGCCCACGCACTGTCTCTATTCTCTTCTTTACtcccaacacacacacacacacatatatatatatacgggaATGAAAATTAAAGGTAAAATGATCAAGCAGCTAGCTGTTTAAAATTcgttagaaagaaaaaaaaaaaaaaaaaaaaagaagaagctagctgtttaaaataaaagatgccAATTGCCAATGCTATAATATTCCGTACATATACACTAGtaccatatataaatatttattat
This window harbors:
- the LOC121266266 gene encoding cysteine-rich repeat secretory protein 38-like — encoded protein: MSSSQFTSSIYLLTVALLLQTIFGASPLYHVCSSSQNFTSNGPYESNLKKLLSYLHYKTPPPGFGLGSVGKFDQYQIHGLALCRGDVNSTECKTCVNEASNEIHKRCPYNEGAVIWYDNCLLKYSNKDFFGQIDNESRFYLLNVRNVSEPEVFNQKARDLLSQLAKEASVVPKMYAVGEVELGEWTKLYGYAQCTRDLSSMNCFKCLEDAIGELPSCCDGKEGGRVVGGSCNIRYEIYPFFSA